The sequence below is a genomic window from Vibrio mangrovi.
CAGCACACTGACTCAGAGCAGACTTCAGCCGGGGAATATCTTCCGTAACAATTTCCGGCCACGTACCGCTGATACTGGGTTTGTAACAGGGAATAATCATTCCTTCCGGTGGCAGAATATACTGGACCTGAATCACTGGCTGCGGTTCAGTATGACTCACGCAGCCGCTCAGTAACGGAAACAGGGACAACACAAGTATGGCCGGATATTTCCTGTTGAAGCGTTTGAATTTCATGGCGTAGTTTTTCCTCGTTATCAGCACTTGTCCTAGCTCTCCTGATCAGGATCTGGTTCATCTGTTCCCGCTCCTGAGAAACCTGATCAAGCACATTTTTCTGCATCATAATTTGTACACTGGACTGAGACACCTGTGCGGTTAGTTTTTCATTCTCGGTAACCAACCATTTGATTCTGAGAATCACACCGGCAACCAGGCATCCAAACAGTATCAAAATGCCAAGTCTTACATATCCTTTAAAGGCCATACATCACCTCAGCATCTGAAGGGGCATGCCCCAGTTTGATTAATGCATCCCTGACAGAAATCTGTCCCTGACAAAGCCGGGTTTCAATCTCTCTGCGGGTGACAATTCCCCGGCAATGATTCTGTTCCGCCCGGCAGTCTTTACCATTCAGAAATACCCACCGGTTAAACTCAAGACAAGCCCCTTCAATATCCTGCTGCTTCAGTTTGCGATAGAGTGTCGAACGGCGTAGTGCGTTCGTTCCCAGGTTATAGCTGAAATCAAGTGCGGCAATGTGAACGTTTGGTGGTAATTGATAATGCAGATTCTCCAGTGGCTGGTTGTGATAATTCAGAGAACTGGCAAGCATCATGGCACACTGTTCATCGCTATAGGACATATCCTGACGAACACCTGCCGTTTCTCCGAAACAGACCGTCCACACGCCTCCCGGATCCTGATAAGCCGTATTTCGCTGGCCTTCCAGTGTTCCGGTGATGGCTACGGCACCAAAAAGTACCGTACCAATCAGTCGGTTATATTTCATGCTGACCTCTATCTTTACCTTTGTGACTGAAACAGAAACAAACGCACCAATGTAATACCAATGCCGATCACGGATAATGTAGTCCCAATGAGGAAAGCGATGTCTGAACCGTACCAGACAAAATTTCCTGCCAGAATGTCATGTAAACTTGAATTCATCATCGACTGATAATTCTCTGCACCCTGGGCGACACTGACACCAACCCCCGTACCACTTCCAACAGCAATTGACATCGTTGCTTTTTCAGAAATAACAGCTCCCCCCTGTCCGGTTTTAAAAGAAAAAAGACTCATCGTTTTGTATCTCCTGTCAGACAGAAATGATGATTTATATCGAAGCTGAATGAACTGAAATGAACCCAGGCAGATTGCTTTTCGAACATTCATGCATCCTCATGAATCTGTAACTTGCTCATATCCCGATCCCAATGTTTAAACAGATGTTTGCCGGGATGTTTGCCTTTATCACAGCGGTAGTCGTGTTCCAGCCATGCCTGACAAATGGCATCAGTCGGAGCAAACTGATAATGATACATCCGTGTTTTAAACCGGGCCGCGATTACAGACAGTCCGGTCGCATGCTTAGCAGAAATACCTTTCTGTACCATATTGGTTACCGTGCTGTATTTCACTCCCAGATAGTTGGCAATATACTCATAAGCCTTACATTTGTTCATCGGCATCCGCCGGACCAAAGCCGAAAAGGCATGATTCATCAGTTCCTTACGCATGGCATTGATTTCTACTGTGGTAAATTCCATGATTTATTTCCCCATTTTATTAGTCTTATATCGCTGCCCTAGCTCAGCGACACGCTTAAAGATGCCGGTTAAAGTGCTCGGATCCGGAACTCCCCGCTCACAACGCAACCGATCGAACTCGGTAGTTACGGCACGTGGCGACAATCGGGCGGATTCCGGCGGTAACATACCGTTACGTTCACGCTGTAACCATTTGTTATATGTACGTTCAAAGAGACTCCTGGCTTTTTCTTTATCCAGCTTGCGAGCATCAAATTCACACTCATTGCGCACAAGCTCCTCCAGACGACTGAGTGACGCGCTCCGGTCCATCATGCGTTGCCAGGCTGCCAGCCACTCTCCGTCATCAAGACACCAGGCACAGAATTTTCCCGGCCCTGGAATAAAGTCTGACGGATTTGCCCGGGCCATTCTCAGACCCCTTTGAACCAATGCCATAGTATTTACACCCTGCTCCATCATGGCTTTAACGTAATTCAGCTTCAGGGTTTCATACTCCTGTTCACTTCGGATAGAAGAGCGCCATGCCGGATGAATTCCCCGTAATTCACGCAAAATCATATTGACGATCTGTGCG
It includes:
- the lysC gene encoding Rz1-like lysis system protein LysC, with translation MSHTEPQPVIQVQYILPPEGMIIPCYKPSISGTWPEIVTEDIPRLKSALSQCAARADDYLQWRTSKATP
- a CDS encoding lysozyme → MKYNRLIGTVLFGAVAITGTLEGQRNTAYQDPGGVWTVCFGETAGVRQDMSYSDEQCAMMLASSLNYHNQPLENLHYQLPPNVHIAALDFSYNLGTNALRRSTLYRKLKQQDIEGACLEFNRWVFLNGKDCRAEQNHCRGIVTRREIETRLCQGQISVRDALIKLGHAPSDAEVMYGL
- a CDS encoding replication protein P; the encoded protein is MKPITYEAIRNELNVLSAGSETSGEQQAPDTFAAQIVNMILRELRGIHPAWRSSIRSEQEYETLKLNYVKAMMEQGVNTMALVQRGLRMARANPSDFIPGPGKFCAWCLDDGEWLAAWQRMMDRSASLSRLEELVRNECEFDARKLDKEKARSLFERTYNKWLQRERNGMLPPESARLSPRAVTTEFDRLRCERGVPDPSTLTGIFKRVAELGQRYKTNKMGK